One window of the Eucalyptus grandis isolate ANBG69807.140 chromosome 8, ASM1654582v1, whole genome shotgun sequence genome contains the following:
- the LOC108954596 gene encoding dirigent protein 16 — MIHKLSVPLILFATMLIGVTCSPAIAASAGQGVAEPHFELYMHDILGGSSPTARPITGLLGSIYSGQVPFAKPVGFLPPQGGVAIPNANGAIPTVNGLNGIPLGTGLAGTQFAGPNPNGVQAQLGPDGLGLGFGTITVIDDILTLSPELGSQPIGKAQGVYVASSVDGTTQMMAFTAVIEGGEYGDSLNFYGVYRIGAALSKLSVTGGTGKYQNACGYAEVRSLIPSGQNVIDGAEMLLRMTIYLRY; from the coding sequence ATGATCCACAAATTGTCAGTACCCTTGATTCTCTTCGCAACGATGCTCATCGGAGTTACCTGCTCGCCGGCAATCGCGGCATCGGCGGGCCAAGGCGTGGCCGAGCCGCACTTTGAATTGTACATGCATGACATTCTTGGGGGAAGCAGCCCCACAGCTAGGCCCATAACCGGCCTGTTGGGCAGCATTTACAGTGGCCAAGTGCCCTTTGCAAAGCCAGTGGGCTTCCTTCCTCCACAAGGAGGTGTGGCCATTCCCAATGCAAATGGTGCCATCCCTACAGTCAATGGGCTCAACGGAATCCCTCTGGGGACAGGCCTAGCAGGGACCCAATTTGCCGGCCCAAACCCTAATGGCGTCCAGGCCCAGTTGGGGCCCGACGGGCTGGGCCTCGGGTTCGGCACGATCACCGTCATCGACGACATCCTGACCTTGAGCCCCGAGTTGGGGTCGCAGCCCATCGGCAAGGCCCAAGGCGTGTACGTCGCGAGCTCGGTCGACGGGACCACGCAAATGATGGCCTTCACGGCGGTGATCGAGGGCGGCGAGTATGGGGACAGCCTCAACTTTTACGGAGTGTATAGGATCGGGGCCGCCCTCTCGAAACTGTCCGTGACGGGGGGGACCGGGAAGTACCAGAATGCGTGCGGCTACGCGGAAGTGAGGTCGCTCATCCCGTCGGGCCAAAACGTCATCGATGGCGCAGAGATGCTGTTGAGGATGACTATCTATTTAAGGTACTGA
- the LOC104416084 gene encoding probable serine incorporator isoform X1, translated as MITKIYCSVNPLSMRAGIWLREVDGLLHLRALAARCSVQQLRMSEPVGVANTTVDVAALDLEIDHRRDEPLRSSEPKNTAFSDERKKSLGARYYYGIIFLLMNLVAWFVRDYGQKVLPELHYLKSCGSGGIACFQTMGVLRVSLGCFMFFFLMFLTTLNTRKLRDVRNIWHSGCWVVKFFILMGSMTAPILFPSNLIHLYGEFARVGAGIFLVLQLISVIQFIAWWNNHWMPDGESKQSCSIGLVMSTIFYVASVGGIIMVWKFYASGQSLNIFFITWTGILLVVMLVVSLHSKVNRGLLSSGIMGSYIVFLCWSAIRSEPTIQNSNMQKQGSHHDWLTVLSFLIAIFAIVIATFSTGIDSESFQFRKDEVQLEDDVPYKYGVFHLVFSLGAMYFAMLFICWNLEHTTRKWIIDVGWASTWVKIINEWLAATIYLWILISPVVRQAKVMDHEEARENS; from the exons ATGATAACAAAAATCTATTGCAGTGTGAACCCGCTCTCCATGAGAGCTGGT ATTTGGTTGAGAGAAGTGGATGGATTGTTGCATTTACGTGCACTTGCGGCTCGTTGTTCTGTTCAGCAGTTAAG AATGAGTGAGCCCGTGGGAGTGGCTAACACGACAGTAGATGTTGCAGCCCTTGACTTAGAGATTGATCATCGAAGGGATGAACCTCTGAGGTCATCAGAACCCAAAAACACAGCGTTCTCcgatgaaagaaaaaagtccTTAGGAGCACGGTATTACTATGGCATTATCTTTCTGTTAATGAATCTTGTCGCGTGGTTCGTTCGTGACTATGGTCAGAAGGTCCTACCGGAGCTTCACT ATTTAAAATCTTGTGGAAGTGGGGGAATTGCCTGCTTTCAGACAATGGGAGTTCTCCGCGTGAGTCTAGGATGCTTT atgtttttctttttgatgttTCTCACCACGCTCAATACGAGAAAGCTCCGCGACGTCCGCAACATCTGGCATTCGGGATGTTGGGTTGTGAAGTTCTTCATATTGATGGGGTCAATGACAGCTCCCATATTGTTCCCTTCAAATCTGATTCACTTGTATG GTGAATTTGCTCGAGTAGGCGCAGG AATATTTCTGGTGCTTCAGCTCATTAGTGTGATCCAGTTCATCGCTTGGTGGAATAATCACTGGATGCCAGATGGAGAAAGTAAGCAAAG CTGCTCTATTGGATTGGTGATGTCCACAATCTTTTATGTCGCATCAGTAGGAGGGATTATCATGGTTTGGAAATTCTATGCTTCGGGACAGTCCCTCAACATATTCTTTATCACATGGACTGGCATATTGCTTGTAGTGATGTTGGTCGTATCCTTGCACTCCAAG GTCAACAGAGGCCTCTTATCTTCAGGAATAATGGGATCGTACATTGTGTTCCTATGTTGGTCTGCCATTAGAAG TGAGCCTACCATACAGAACAGCAATATGCAGAAGCAAGGGAGTCATCATGATTGGTTAACTGTACTA AGCTTCCTCATAGCAATATTTGCAATTGTCATAGCGACATTTTCTACTGGCATTGATTCAGAATCCTTTCAG TTTCGAAAAGATGAAGTTCAATTGGAGGACGATGTGCCATACAAGTACGGGGTTTTCCACCTGGTGTTCTCTCTCGGAGCAATGTACTTTGCGATGTTGTTCATCTGTTGGAACCTCGAACATACCACCAGGAA GTGGATCATCGATGTGGGTTGGGCGAGCACATGGGTGAAGATCATCAATGAATGGCTCGCAGCCACAATCTACT TATGGATACTGATCTCGCCTGTTGTAAGACAAGCCAAAGTGATGGACCACGAGGAAGCTCGAGAAAACTCATAG
- the LOC104416084 gene encoding probable serine incorporator isoform X2: protein MSEPVGVANTTVDVAALDLEIDHRRDEPLRSSEPKNTAFSDERKKSLGARYYYGIIFLLMNLVAWFVRDYGQKVLPELHYLKSCGSGGIACFQTMGVLRVSLGCFMFFFLMFLTTLNTRKLRDVRNIWHSGCWVVKFFILMGSMTAPILFPSNLIHLYGEFARVGAGIFLVLQLISVIQFIAWWNNHWMPDGESKQSCSIGLVMSTIFYVASVGGIIMVWKFYASGQSLNIFFITWTGILLVVMLVVSLHSKVNRGLLSSGIMGSYIVFLCWSAIRSEPTIQNSNMQKQGSHHDWLTVLSFLIAIFAIVIATFSTGIDSESFQFRKDEVQLEDDVPYKYGVFHLVFSLGAMYFAMLFICWNLEHTTRKWIIDVGWASTWVKIINEWLAATIYLWILISPVVRQAKVMDHEEARENS, encoded by the exons ATGAGTGAGCCCGTGGGAGTGGCTAACACGACAGTAGATGTTGCAGCCCTTGACTTAGAGATTGATCATCGAAGGGATGAACCTCTGAGGTCATCAGAACCCAAAAACACAGCGTTCTCcgatgaaagaaaaaagtccTTAGGAGCACGGTATTACTATGGCATTATCTTTCTGTTAATGAATCTTGTCGCGTGGTTCGTTCGTGACTATGGTCAGAAGGTCCTACCGGAGCTTCACT ATTTAAAATCTTGTGGAAGTGGGGGAATTGCCTGCTTTCAGACAATGGGAGTTCTCCGCGTGAGTCTAGGATGCTTT atgtttttctttttgatgttTCTCACCACGCTCAATACGAGAAAGCTCCGCGACGTCCGCAACATCTGGCATTCGGGATGTTGGGTTGTGAAGTTCTTCATATTGATGGGGTCAATGACAGCTCCCATATTGTTCCCTTCAAATCTGATTCACTTGTATG GTGAATTTGCTCGAGTAGGCGCAGG AATATTTCTGGTGCTTCAGCTCATTAGTGTGATCCAGTTCATCGCTTGGTGGAATAATCACTGGATGCCAGATGGAGAAAGTAAGCAAAG CTGCTCTATTGGATTGGTGATGTCCACAATCTTTTATGTCGCATCAGTAGGAGGGATTATCATGGTTTGGAAATTCTATGCTTCGGGACAGTCCCTCAACATATTCTTTATCACATGGACTGGCATATTGCTTGTAGTGATGTTGGTCGTATCCTTGCACTCCAAG GTCAACAGAGGCCTCTTATCTTCAGGAATAATGGGATCGTACATTGTGTTCCTATGTTGGTCTGCCATTAGAAG TGAGCCTACCATACAGAACAGCAATATGCAGAAGCAAGGGAGTCATCATGATTGGTTAACTGTACTA AGCTTCCTCATAGCAATATTTGCAATTGTCATAGCGACATTTTCTACTGGCATTGATTCAGAATCCTTTCAG TTTCGAAAAGATGAAGTTCAATTGGAGGACGATGTGCCATACAAGTACGGGGTTTTCCACCTGGTGTTCTCTCTCGGAGCAATGTACTTTGCGATGTTGTTCATCTGTTGGAACCTCGAACATACCACCAGGAA GTGGATCATCGATGTGGGTTGGGCGAGCACATGGGTGAAGATCATCAATGAATGGCTCGCAGCCACAATCTACT TATGGATACTGATCTCGCCTGTTGTAAGACAAGCCAAAGTGATGGACCACGAGGAAGCTCGAGAAAACTCATAG
- the LOC104416083 gene encoding beta-glucuronosyltransferase GlcAT14A codes for MQNPPPSPTATTATAAAAAAAAKDHQSRTTLFIILAASFFSLLFIFSLSSSQPSPAPPRPDPFLFPNSQSHRRTAVFPTESGGGGGGGGGDSPAAPSVAYFISGSAGHSGRILRLLHAAYHPKNHYLLHLDRFAPQADRDALALAVQSSPIFRAAQNVDVLGRADFAYPKGSSPISATLHGASILLRLAPRWDWFVNLNALDYPLVTQDDLLHILSYLPKDLNFLNHTSYIGWRESRKLRPIIVDPGLYLTEKTEMFYASQKRNLPDAFRLFSGSTFAILSRNFIEHCILGTDNLPRTLLMYLSNTPSSLSNYFPTILCNSHQFNHTVVNTNLQYTSNKSMKGEYPELDSNDFDNSIKSGAAFASSFPTDESVLDRIDREILGRYPDKVVPGGWCLGESRNDTCSIWGDADVLRPGPGARRLEKFLVSFLSNGTVLSQQCAVLD; via the exons ATGCAAAACCCGCCGCCGTCGCCCACCGcaaccaccgccaccgccgccgccgccgccgccgccgccaaagACCACCAGAGCCGGACCaccctcttcatcatcctcgccgcctccttcttctccctcctcttcatcttctccctctcctcctcccagCCTTCCCCCGCCCCTCCCCGGCCCGACCCGTTCCTCTTCCCCAACTCCCAGTCCCACCGCCGCACCGCCGTCTTCCCCACCGAatccggcggtggcggcggcggcggcggcggcgactccCCCGCCGCCCCCTCCGTCGCCTACTTCATCTCCGGATCCGCCGGCCACTCGGGCCGGATCCTCCGCCTCCTCCACGCCGCCTACCACCCCAAGAACCACTACCTCCTCCACCTCGACCGCTTCGCCCCGCAGGCCGACCGCgacgccctcgccctcgccgtcCAGTCCAGCCCCATCTTCCGAGCCGCCCAGAACGTCGACGTCCTCGGCCGGGCCGACTTCGCCTACCCCAAGGGGTCGTCCCCGATCTCCGCCACGCTCCACGGGGCCTCGATACTGCTCCGGCTGGCGCCGCGTTGGGATTGGTTCGTCAATCTCAATGCTCTCGATTACCCGCTCGTCACTCAAGATG ATCTGCTTCACATACTGTCCTACTTGCCCAAGGATCTGAATTTCCTGAACCACACCAGTTACATTGGATGGAGAGA GTCTAGGAAATTGAGACCGATCATTGTCGATCCGGGTCTTTATCTCACGGAGAAGACCGAGATGTTCTACGCCAGTCAGAAGCGCAATTTGCCCGATGCGTTCCGGCTCTTCTCAG GTTCAACCTTTGCAATTTTAAGCCGTAATTTCATTGAGCACTGCATCCTGGGAACTGACAACCTCCCCAGGACTCTCCTCATGTATTTGTCAAACACGCCTTCATCCCTCTCAAACTACTTCCCCACCATACTATgcaattctcatcaattcaatcacaCCGTTGTAAATACTAACTTACAATACACTTCTAACAAATCCATGAAGGGGGAATATCCTGAACTAGATTCAAATGATTTTGACAATTCGATTAAGAGTGGAGCGGCCTTTGCCTCCTCATTCCCAACAGATGAATCGGTTCTTGACCGGATTGACCGAGAGATTTTGGGGCGCTATCCCGACAAAGTGGTGCCTGGTGGGTGGTGCTTGGGTGAATCTAGAAACGACACCTGCTCAATTTGGGGAGATGCTGATGTGTTGAGGCCTGGACCTGGAGCAAGAAGACTGGAGAAGTTTTTAGTCAGTTTCTTGTCAAATGGTACTGTTCTGTCTCAGCAGTGTGCTGTGCTCGATTGA